A DNA window from Chryseobacterium sp. MEBOG06 contains the following coding sequences:
- the gldG gene encoding gliding motility-associated ABC transporter substrate-binding protein GldG has product MKKINAKSPLGIFLFVIVPLVIILAYSGIRLDLTKEKRYTLSDSTIKVLESVKKPLTVEVYLEGDFPASFKQLQSETKFMLEEFRKVNSKIDFKFIDPIKTKMSQDTLMAMGMEPSILPDIKDGKISQITLFPYAVIKYGNDGASIPLVVQQAGIDADQQLTRSIEGLEYSLVSNIKNIAVDKKKKIGILVNHDELSAEEFQGFVHLAMENYDAGPIIPKNQAELSLEDVPLLKQMSALVIAKPRKAFTDNEKVILDQYIMNGGKTLWMIDAVNAEMDTLTRSKKVMPFPVDINMTDFFFNYGIRINPALVKDVKKFALLRLVTGEVGGNPQYTSLPWPYYPLGIAESNNPITKNINPVKFEFPTSIDTLGGRKNIKTKVLFESSERTLLKQVPNYVDLKEIASVDSLGQMEKPSTPKIFAVALEGKFNSAYASRIERKSYPGFKAASPENKMIVIADGDVGRNKVIKGKPLPLGVDLLTNEQFGNEQFLRNALDYLLDDSNLMELRNRNIEERLLDRHRITEEKTNWQWLNLLLPLVIIGLIGGLFFWLRKKKFE; this is encoded by the coding sequence ATGAAGAAGATCAATGCTAAATCTCCACTGGGAATTTTCTTATTTGTGATTGTTCCCCTTGTTATTATCCTGGCGTATTCAGGGATCAGATTAGACCTTACAAAAGAAAAAAGATATACTCTTTCCGACAGTACCATCAAAGTGCTGGAGTCTGTGAAAAAGCCTCTTACTGTTGAAGTGTATCTTGAAGGTGACTTTCCGGCGAGCTTTAAGCAGCTTCAGAGCGAAACGAAGTTCATGCTGGAAGAGTTCAGAAAAGTCAATTCAAAGATTGATTTTAAATTCATCGACCCGATTAAGACAAAAATGTCTCAGGATACCCTGATGGCGATGGGAATGGAACCTTCTATTCTTCCGGATATCAAAGATGGAAAGATCTCACAGATCACTCTTTTTCCCTATGCTGTTATTAAATATGGAAATGATGGGGCATCTATACCTTTGGTAGTACAGCAGGCAGGTATAGACGCAGATCAGCAGCTTACCAGATCAATTGAAGGTCTTGAATACAGCCTTGTATCCAATATTAAGAATATTGCAGTTGATAAGAAAAAGAAAATAGGGATTCTGGTAAATCATGATGAATTGAGTGCTGAAGAATTTCAGGGATTTGTGCATCTGGCAATGGAAAACTATGATGCAGGACCTATCATTCCTAAGAACCAGGCCGAACTTTCACTGGAAGATGTTCCTTTGCTAAAGCAGATGAGTGCTTTGGTGATTGCAAAGCCAAGAAAAGCTTTTACAGATAATGAAAAAGTAATCCTTGACCAATATATCATGAATGGCGGGAAAACGCTTTGGATGATTGATGCCGTAAATGCTGAAATGGATACACTGACAAGGTCTAAAAAAGTAATGCCTTTCCCGGTAGATATCAATATGACAGATTTCTTTTTCAATTATGGGATAAGAATCAATCCCGCTTTGGTAAAAGATGTTAAGAAGTTTGCTTTGCTGAGACTTGTAACAGGAGAAGTAGGCGGAAATCCCCAATATACAAGTCTGCCATGGCCATATTACCCATTGGGAATTGCTGAAAGTAATAATCCGATTACTAAAAATATTAATCCTGTAAAATTTGAATTTCCAACTTCTATCGATACGTTAGGAGGAAGAAAGAATATCAAAACAAAAGTTCTTTTCGAATCCAGTGAAAGAACATTGCTGAAACAGGTTCCGAATTATGTTGATCTGAAAGAAATTGCAAGCGTAGACAGCCTTGGGCAAATGGAAAAGCCAAGCACACCCAAAATCTTTGCTGTAGCACTGGAAGGGAAATTTAACTCTGCTTATGCATCAAGAATTGAAAGGAAATCTTATCCTGGATTTAAAGCTGCAAGTCCTGAAAATAAAATGATCGTTATTGCAGACGGAGATGTTGGAAGAAATAAAGTAATCAAAGGGAAACCGCTTCCGCTGGGAGTGGATCTGCTGACTAACGAACAATTTGGAAATGAACAGTTCCTTAGAAATGCATTAGATTATCTGTTAGATGACAGTAATCTAATGGAGCTGAGAAATCGAAATATTGAAGAACGACTTCTGGACAGGCACAGAATCACCGAAGAAAAAACCAACTGGCAGTGGTTGAATTTATTACTTCCGCTGGTGATTATAGGTTTGATAGGAGGGTTATTCTTCTGGTTGAGAAAGAAGAAATTTGAATAA